In Paludibaculum fermentans, the genomic stretch CTTCGGCTGTCTCGAAGCCGTCGCCGGCTCGCCCGCCCTCGCCCATCGCTTCCGCGAGATCATCCGCGAAGGCGGCTCATCTCTCGCCCTCACGCGGACAGGCGGCGATCCCCTGCGCGTCACCGGTTGGGATGTCCTCGAAGCCGCGCGCGCCGGCGACAAAGTCTGCCTCTCCATTTCAGAAGAGATGTGCCGCTACCTCGCCATCGGCCTCGCCAACCTGGTAAATCTGCTCGACCCCGCCCGCATCGTGCTCGATCAACGCCTCGAAATCTGCGGTGCCGGCTTCCTCGACCAGATCCAGCGCACCGTGCGCCTCCAGGCCCTCAGCCATCTCACTGAGGATCTCGTTATCTGTTTCGGCTCGCTGGGCGACACCGCCGGTGTCCTCGGTGCGGGCCTGCTGAGCCTGGAAGAGCTGTTCACCATCCCCGAACTGAAGACCCCGCAGTATCTGCGCGAGGGCGGCTCGGGCCGCATGAAGCTCTCCACCAGCGACTAGAACCGTATGCGCAATCTCGCGTTGCTGGCCCTGGTGAATCTCCTCTGGGCCATCCAGTTTCCTGCGTCCCGTGTGGCGGCTCAAGAGCTGCGCCCGCTCACACTCACGTGGTTTGCCATGCTCCTCGCCGCCATCCTCATGCTCCCGGTTGCCTGGTCGGAACGCCGCCCCGCCGCGCCGCCCGGACGCTGGCCCGCCCGCGTGGCCCAGGTTCTCTTTCTCGGACTCAGCGGCTCCCTCGTCGCGCAGATGTGCCTGAACTGGGGCCTCGAACGCGCCCCCGCCTCCAACGCCTCTGTCATCAACCTGACGGTCCCCGTGCTCATGACCGTCCTGGCCGCCCTGCTGCTGGGCGAACGCATGAGCACCGTGCGCTGGCTCGCCTTCGCCCTCTCCATCCCCGGAGTCCTGCTCTCCTCCGGCATCCGCTGGAACGAAACCAGCTTCGTCGAAGGCCGCTACTTCCTCGGCAACATGCTCATCTTCCTCAGTTGCTGGGGCAGCGCCTTCTACAACGTCTACAGCAAACGCGCCCTCGATTGGCTGGGACCCGCGCAACTCCTCGTCGCCACCTTCACGGTCTCCCTCATCGCCCTGCTGCCGGCCATGCTCATCTACGAGCCCGGCCCGATGCAGCGCCTCCAATCCGCCTCGCCCGCGGCCCTCTTCGGCCTCATCATCATCGGGGCCCTC encodes the following:
- a CDS encoding DMT family transporter, which codes for MRNLALLALVNLLWAIQFPASRVAAQELRPLTLTWFAMLLAAILMLPVAWSERRPAAPPGRWPARVAQVLFLGLSGSLVAQMCLNWGLERAPASNASVINLTVPVLMTVLAALLLGERMSTVRWLAFALSIPGVLLSSGIRWNETSFVEGRYFLGNMLIFLSCWGSAFYNVYSKRALDWLGPAQLLVATFTVSLIALLPAMLIYEPGPMQRLQSASPAALFGLIIIGALSLALSMFLYFRVLGEVDATQASLSIYFLPVFGVLLSSLALHETLNSALLAGGFLVGFGAWLVTMHEQRSKRTVTTS